In Heteronotia binoei isolate CCM8104 ecotype False Entrance Well chromosome 1, APGP_CSIRO_Hbin_v1, whole genome shotgun sequence, the genomic window AAGATAGGGAAGGGAGAACCACATATGATGCTCTGAGCAACACACAGAAAGCGCCCGATAAAAAGCATACTATACAGACAGAATATCCTGATTCAAAAAGGATGCCAAGCCATAGCATTTACATTATGTTCTGCAAGAGCACtatcatggcctaatatgcaaatgagttcctgctgagctttttctacaaaaagccctctgtgaatcaatggtgatgtcagggggtatggcctaatatgcaaatgagttcctgctgggctttttctaaaaaaaaagccctgtgtagaggTAATTTCAGGAGAAACTGCAGAGGGATATCTGCAGTTTGCCTGATGATGCATATTGCTGCAACTGGTTGGCACACAGATGAAGCTGCATACAATTAGTGATGGAAATAGTTTGTGTTCTGAATTTTGATCAACTGTATGAGGCATTTGATATatttagaagaagagaagagactggatttataccccgcccttcactctgagtctcagagcggcttacaatcgccttcccttcctctccccacaacagacacccttgcaaggtaggtggggctgagagagctctttagagaactactcttgagagagcagctcttccaagaaccatgactgacccaaggtcacttagcaggtgcatgtggaggagtggagaatcaaactcagctctcccagattagaatccatgcacttaaccactacactaaaataCTTGTAAAAAACTGCTTCTCATTGAAGCACAGAATTTGGTGAAAATCAGGCCAGCTTTGACTAGAGTAATTTTTTACTAAGCAAATTGTATTAAGAAGGTTGCTTTGTACAGCAGTGTAGGATCTCACAGCCTGTTCTGAACCAAATACACTTGTAAGCAACTTCCCTCAATTCCTTTCTATGGTAAAGGGGTTGAGGTGCCACTGTAATAACTGGATACACTGTGCTGAAAATGGCATATTGTCCAAATCAGAAGGGCAAATTGTGCTGGTAAATATGTAGGAAACAGAGGTTATGCCATACTACTTGGATCTATATGCTTACAGCTGCAATAACTACCTAAGTGGGTTGGGCTGCAGATGGCTCACTGCTTAcagtgggtggggggagtggaaaGCTGGGTCACACTGGTATAATAACAGAAGTAGTAACGGGACACACTAGAATAGGAGCAAAAGTAGGAACACTTCAGACTGAGCTCAAGGTATGAGTTTGCTACACCCTTTGGCTGGAGATGGTAGATTTGTTCATTAACCAAATAGGCCTGACTCCCTAAAGCAGGCAACACAAGTATGCTCCAAATTACCACTGCTGTATAATATCCCTTCTTGCATAGACAATGCACTGCAGATGGCTGGAGCTGTATAACTCTACTGCAAAGGAGAAAGCCagacagcatttaaaaaaaaaataggcatgTTTGTTGCAGAAATTAGAGGAAAACCTGCAGTGGGGATGAAATAGTGAAGGGAGGGGCATCTCTGCTGTAGCTGGCAATCTTCTCCATGGCAGAAGGAAAGTTAATCTACCCCCACCccaatggatagggttgccaatccccaggtgggggcaggggatcccccagtttggaggccctccccttgcttcagggttgtcagaaagcggggggaggggagggaaatgtctgctgggaactctattattccctagggagatcacAGATCCGCtgttatctggggctttgggggggctgttatttggagtataggcaccaaattttcagtatagcatctagtgcctctccccaaaatacccaagtttcaaaaagtttggaccagggggtccaattctatgagccccaaaagaaggtgcccctatccttcattatttcttatgaaaggaaggaattgaaaaggggtgccgaccctttaaatgtgagggccagaactcccattggagttcaattatgcttgtcacagccttgatctttgctccacccctaatgtctcctggttccacccccaaagtctcctggctccacccccaaagtccccagatatttcttgaattggacttggcaaccctaccaatggaCCACTTGGTAAAATAATCAGGGCTGTAGACATCCTGGAGCCCCTTCACTCCCACCAGCTGGAACAGTCAGGCTTGTTTTTATTTAAGTCCCAACCTTTCATTAAGATGACTCAGCTAGAAGCAATCCTCACTCTTGTAGTGACATTTCTGAGGGCCAAAGCCTTTTTGATCACAATTGCTTTCTCATTGTGTATCAGACCCTTGCAGAGGAATCTTAGGAGTCCTTGCTCCATTCCATCCCGTGCCTCTTAAACAGCACTGTTCTTTGGTAGAACACAGATACcaattttgcacacagcttaccacgcagtcacgttcctgttctctgcgcagcgtccattggattttccactatctgcgctggagttacaggaagtgtcgcggctttcgTGTAgaaaacataaaccgctaaaactctgactgatttcgcacacagcttaccctgaggtcacgttcctgttctctgcgcagcatccgtcggatttcccactgtgccagagttacagaaagtgccacggcttttgcatagcaaacgtaaactgggttttagcggtttatgtttgctacgcgaaagccacaacacttcctgtaacttcggcgcagatagtgggaaatccaacgaatgctgcggagagaacaggaatgtgaccgcgtggtaagctgtgtgcgaaattggtaccagtttacatttgctacgcaaaaaccgcggcacttcctgtaactccagtgcagatagtgggaaatccgacagacgctgcgcagagaacaggaatatgaccgcggggtaagctgtgtgcgaaatcagtCACAGGCTGGACACAGTGAGGTGGCTTAAACCCCACTGACATCACGAGGAGAGAAGGAACCAAACTCTGCAGGAGTGGAGCCCCAATCCATGAAATGCCCTGGGAACCTGGATAACGTATATAAAGTACAAATCATATGTCAAGAATTCTGCTACATAGATTTCAGTGGGGAAAATGTAAATGCGAAACAGTTAAATTTAATTTTTCACATGCATAAGAAAGGGTTTGGGGGATCCTTTTAAAATTTGAGTGCttgtaatttttaattttttttatcataTTTAATTACATACTGTAACATTTTGACTCTTCTGTGTAACCATTTTGTAAAGGCTCCTTTCTGTAGTGTTCTGAGGTGATGTCTGTTATGCTGCCTCTTTGCCTTCCTTAGCATTTCCTACTTATTTTTGCTGCCATTAAAGGCTTTTGCCTTAGAATTCTTAGATGGCCCTGAAGAATAGGATGGCTTAGTTATAATTGTTAGAATGACAAAACAGTCAGCACCTGCGGGTGCTCTGAAGTAAAAGGGGGTGCTTACTCTAAATAAAATAGTGgtctttaaaaaatacaaatagAATTTATTTATAagtatgtgactgaacaacaaaaaaatgacaTCATAACCATTTCTATATAAAatgcttgtttttaatattctatgtggtttttaactgttgttatccaccctgagcccatttggggaggggggggatataaatttaaataaataaatagtttcagATAGGTACATAAGCATAATGGTTTCAGATAATTGTACAATTCTTGTTTCCCTAAAGTTCCTTAAATAGATCTAGCCACAGAGGCTAATTTCCACGCAGGCTTATATTTTCTCTTGCTGCTTAGACTCATAACTTAGGCACAGAATATAGAGTTCTCTCGTACTCTACAGCACCTCACTCTATCTCCTCACCTCCCGCCCCCACACTAACAGTAACTGTCCCTCACACAAATTCTCTCTGAACTCACCAATCAACTCCACCCCCCAGGGTCCAGCTACCATCCAATCATAACACACTTCAATCACCCATCCTGCCCCTCTATTTCTTACTCTGTAAGCCTGTATTGTAACTCACAGCACCATACATAGAAAGTGCCacattaaaacatataaataaaaacatacacAAAATATTTACATATTGAAAACATTACACATATCAAGATGGGATTTTCAGTGGCAGCAGAGATAAGAAGGTGTCCACATGAAAGTTCACAAGTAATTAGGGAGCAAATCCCCTAAAACAGAAGCCCTTCTATGACTTACCCAACAGTATTTCCATTTGCACAAATAGGAATACTCTGGGCTTTGGTTTGTAGCCTGAAGGCCCTTTGAAAATCCCAAATATGGAAAAGTTACATGTAAAtataacattattttaaaaaaaattatggaaaACCATTTACCACATCTTTTGTTGGATGTTGTTTGCCCATACAGGGCAAGGGCTTCAGTGCCTGAGGTATAGGGAGTTCCTGGATGCTTTTAGGAAAATGGGAAGGTGGGAGAGTCTGGAGAATAGTTTGCATAGCTTGCAGGTATAAGGATGCAGGTATGTTCCCCACCAGGCTGTTGAACTTGTCCTCCCCTAGCAGAAGTGCCCAGTGCTCTGGGTGTTCTCGTAGGAATCCACGCATCTTGAACCGGGGATTCGGCATAAATAACAAGAGGTAATCAAGGCAGAGCTTTTTGGATGCTGCGTTGACTCTGGACTCCCACATCTGCTCCAGGATGACATCCAGTGGGGTGAGCCCTTTACTGTCCTCTATCCTGGGAGAGGCCCCATTTCCTAGGAGGATGAGGACTGtctcagacctcagaagctcaCAGGCAAGATGCAGAGGGGTCTTACCATCTTCCAGATGAAAGCAGCCGGTTCTGTTGATGTAGGAGTTCAAATTAGGCAGTTTGTGTGCAATGCTGATGATCAGCCCCAAAATGTCTCTCCTGTCATATGTTACAGCCATGGCCAGATGAGGGGCAGAGGATGGGCAACAGCAGAAATGTTCTCCAGGGACTTTGAGAGCCTCCTCTGGAAAATGAGACAGTAGATACTGGGCATAAGGCAGATGATTGTGCACCACTGCATATAGCAGGGCTTCCGAAGGAGAATAAGTCCTCAAGCTGGCATTTTCCTCCCAGTAAAAATACTCCATAGTCCTCATATCTTCAAGCATCCACACAGGCTTGTGATCTCTGACAGCCTGGTAGAACATATAGGATAGGAACTTGCAGTGCCTGCTCTGATCGTCCTGTAAGCTAGCCTGGTTACTGGTCATGTCTCAGGTACTGAAAAGCAGACCTTTCGTGTGGAAGAGATTCTCCTTTCAATGGAAGGTTGATGCTCAGTTTGAATGCAGATCCCAGAGGCTGTTGCAGTCCTCAGATTCTCCTTGCAGCCTGGACTGCACTAGCCAGAATGCACAGCGCTTCTCTCACAGGCTGTTCATCTCCACCCATTCATTGTTTTCTCCTTCTCACTGCAGTGGTTTTGTCGAAGTAAGCACAATTTCACACGCTCAGTTAACCATTGCCATGCAAGCAGGCAGTCAATGCAATCGGCTCCTCATCCGGCACAGGCTAGCAAAATACCGATAGCTGTGATTTTATAGATAAAGAGAGAGCTCTTTAGAGGAGGCTAAAATTAGCTTTGCAAGTGAAGCAATTTTCTGcctgcacacagtggccaatcagagcaGACAGTTGCTGCAGTAAATATTGTGATGCAGCTGTGGTGCACAACTTGATGATTGAGGGGCCCCGGCATTGTTTATATAAGGGTGTTGTATTTATTCATTAGGTTTTTAACCTACCCTTTCTCCAGTGAGCGGAGGGTTTTACTTGCCTTGGAAGGAGCATCTGCTGGAAGAAACAAggggacagtctgggttgatgggttgtgaagtccacattaggaaattcctggagatccagAGATAAAGCCTGAGAAGGGCTGagtatggggagaggagggacctcagtgggatataatggcaTATGGTCCATCTGTTTGTTTTGATGTGCACAGGGCTGCCCCGTGGGAGTTGGCCAAGTAGGCGGTGGCCTGGGCTGCCTCCTTCCCTCATGAGCC contains:
- the LOC132587179 gene encoding ankyrin repeat domain-containing protein 9-like; its protein translation is MTSNQASLQDDQSRHCKFLSYMFYQAVRDHKPVWMLEDMRTMEYFYWEENASLRTYSPSEALLYAVVHNHLPYAQYLLSHFPEEALKVPGEHFCCCPSSAPHLAMAVTYDRRDILGLIISIAHKLPNLNSYINRTGCFHLEDGKTPLHLACELLRSETVLILLGNGASPRIEDSKGLTPLDVILEQMWESRVNAASKKLCLDYLLLFMPNPRFKMRGFLREHPEHWALLLGEDKFNSLVGNIPASLYLQAMQTILQTLPPSHFPKSIQELPIPQALKPLPCMGKQHPTKDVIRCSLSYKDESTCTF